tgcgcgcgggcggcgcggcggcgctgcgGCGCCAGCAGGCCGCGCTGCGCGACGCCGTCACGCTCGCCTGGACCTCCATCGCCGCCTCCGCGCCGCGCTTCCCGCCACCGCTCAGGGACTGCTTCGCCACCTTCCGAGAGAGGTACGTACTACTGACTCTTTCAAAACaggtcaaataaatattttttgttgaaaaaatggCTACCGTGGGAGAGGAcggatagtgtcagactcttactgactaaacctaaccgccgggtaaCGTCAACCGCTTTTGATACCGGGACGTGGAGTTGCTTTGCATTACTACACAGCGCCGGCCGCGGAGGTCAAATAAAACCAGCTCTGTAACAAGTGTCTACACTAGACCACAATAAAGTGAAGCCGTATTGCATGAAAAACtctcttataaaattattgatcaAATACGAACCTGAACGGAGATCTGGAGACCTATATCAATATCAAATTGGTATCTCAtaagtaatgttttataatttgattattttcagaCTGACGGCTATGGGTCGGGAAGACATATCGGACAACTTGATCAGCGCCTCCATCTTCCTTCGCTTCCTCTGTCCAGCTATCCTGTCACCCAGTCTCTTTGGAATTACTCATGGTATgcatcatatattatattttttttcaactattatTGAAAAAACTTGCATAATTTTATCTCAAACTAGCTGGTAGAagatatgttattatttatacctgccctgttttttttttcacatttttcattgtatcttcgctcctattagtcgcagcgtgatggtttatagccaaaagccttcctcggtgaatggtctattcagcacaaaaataatttttcaatttagaccagtagttcctgagttccgctttcaaacaaacaaactcttcagctttatatattagtatacatgATACAACGCAAAGCAGAGCTCTattaatactgtattttgtCTATTTCAGAATACCCGAACGAGCGAGCAGCTCGTAACCTGACGCTGGTAGCCAAGACTCTGCAGACCCTGGCTAACTTCACGCGCTTCCAGGGCAAGGAGGCTTTTATGGAGTTCCTTAACGACTTCCTAGAGAAAGAAGCACCAAACATGAAGAAGTTCCTCAGAGATATTTCGGTAAGGGGAATTATGCCTTAGTGTTATATGATTCAAAGTCCATTTTTGTGTGATCTtcgtatgtatataaaataagtgATTTGAGACAAGTCGCTATAAGGCCTGATTAAGTGTAAATGTCAATTCGCTcgtttaacacaaataaatgattaacttaatgtttaaaaagtttttgaggTCTTAAGAATGAAGaggaattttaaaaagaaatcgtGTCTCATTTTAACGTGTAACTGTGGCAATTTCACAAACCTTCATCATTTCCTTACTGACATACTTCTATCATTCCATCAGACGCGCCCGGTAGAACAACAACAGCAGGCACAACAGCAAGCACAAGCCCAACATCAGCAGGACGGCAGCAAGAGGAACTCGGCCTCTTCACAAGGGTCCAACAACTCCGAGCGCATGCGGGAGGGAGTGGACCCCGACCCCGAGTGGGCCCCACACGTGGACCTCGGGAAACAACTCGCGACGCTACATGCCTTGCTGGTGGACAGCCTGCCCAAGCTGCCCGATAATAAGATACAGGTATAATCTGTTACTGATATCCGTGAAAATTATTTGGCCTACCGTCTTCTGAAAAGTTTTGACTACATTCGTACATTAATTTACtaacttgtttctttttattactttcaggAGTTAGATCCGTTATCTGATATACTGGATGAACTGAGCAAGAGGCTTGTCAGCAACGACAACAGTTCGCCAGTACCGCCTTCCTCTGAAAACATCTTCAGGTTCAATGACCCCACGTGCAATACCCCAACGAAGCAACCAGCTGAGCCCGCTACCAACGGTCAGATGAACAACAACTTTGCCCACAGTTCACCTATCATGAACAAAAACGGCGTCCAATTCAACATCAGCCCATCAAAATCAAACGCCGCTGAGTCTAAGTACAAGCCGGGGTATGCAGCCGTCACAAAGTCCCCCAGTTGCAACCTCCGGTCCGCTACCCTACCGAGAAATGGTTACGGGTCGAGCCCCGTCAGCCAAGCTGTCAACCCAGACAGGTACAGCTCGCAGTACAACAACCAAGAACATTGTGTGAATCTCAAAGTCGTACAGATTGGATTCGGCTCTGACCAGTACCCCAAAGGCATTAGCAATGGCATCAGTGAAAGTTTAGAACGCAGGTTTCAGGAAAGGTACAAGCCTAATAACTATAATGCTCAACAAACTCACTTCCACAACTCCAACTATAACAGTACAGAGAGATCGCCGAGCAACGACAGCATTAACCACAATTACTGCTCTACTGACATGCAAAACATAATGAAGGAGACCGCCACACTGGAGGAACTCTCGGATTTATTGAAATATGCTGATGACTCCGAAATAGTAGAGGACAAACTTATCATGAACAAAAAGAGCTTGTCACAATCTATTtccaacaacaacaatattgtaaatggaaataaaactaattacatCAACAACGGCTCAAATGTTTCCATCAGTGGATTATCGAATGTCGCAAGTTCAGGATACCAAAGCATTGCTACGCACAGCCAAAGTTCCAGCCCCATCGAAAACTCAACGCACCATCATCAAGCATACGAGAACGGAGGCCAGCCCATGAGCCGATACTCGCAGATAAATTATCAGAAGCAGAGAGACAAGCAGTATTACGACAGCAAGAATGAAAAGTTTTATCCAAAGAGCCCAGTGCAACAGAAAATAGAGTATGACATTCAAAAGTACGGAATTCAAAACTTCACAACTGCGGATAATACTCCGTCTAACGCGAATGCAAATCCAAAGGTAGCCCCGCTAGTGTTCACAAATCCAGTTTACAACATGGACGATAACCGTCAGTCGcaggaaaagaaaaataatgaaaacagaAATTCAAAGCGTTGTCCTTGTGGCTCATCCAGTTCATCGATAGATGAGGAGGGTTTGAGCACAGACAACGTAGAGACCAACTCTGAAGAAGGTTCTACTAACTTCAACGACGATAGTAGAAACTATGACCAACAGAACCGCAACAATACCCACCGAAACCTCACCAGAGATAACTGTAATTATGATGATATGTATCAGAGGAGCAACCACAGTCACTCCCCAAGGATACGGGACGACGAATCGTCCAGCAATTCGCCGAGTCTACGCAAGAGTAGCAAAACGCGAATGCCCAGAACAAACCCCATGCTCTCTTACTCCACCAACCAAAACCAAATCAACTTCAAACACTTCGGACAAAGAGGAGAAACACTTTATGAAAGTAAACCTCATCACATTTCAACTGATTCTGGCTACCCCATGAGCAGGTCTGACTCAAACGTAGAGGAAGTCAACAAAGAAATGTACAGGCTACAGATTTCCCGTAGCCAGAAAGCGCTCTACAACATGGAGAACTCCAAGAACTCTCCCGAGAAGTACTCTATGACTGAAAGTGCGATTCCGGAGACAAATTATCCGTTGGATAGGACGTACTCTGGTGCGAAGATGTCAAGTAGCAGACTGAACGAAGATTTGGAGAGGCATCAGCAATATTATGGAGTTCGGGAGAGGAGAGAATCGCCTTCGCGGAATATGTTTAACCGGGAGTCGCAGTCGAGTGAGGCGAGTGAGAGGGTCACAGTGCGGGAGCGAGATGGCGCGACTCGGGACAAGCTGCCGCGGAGGCTGAGTCTGGAGTCCGCCAGGGAACTCACTGACAGCTCGGACGAGAGGGAGGACACCGTCTACAGTACAACAGGCCGCAAGCGAGTGTCCAAACATCAGAGAATCATTGAACAGGTAAGATATACACGACAACACctccaatttaatttaagtctTATTGCTCTGCTGCATTATTTCATATTCTGTGTTAAAACTATAACATGTTTCTTTTCGGTTACAGTACGAACGAGAAATCGAAAGGTTAAAATGTTCCGTGGAACTCTTACGAGGGAGGTTGGGTCCAGCCGAACCAGGTCAAGACCACACTGACGCTAAAATGAAGGCCATTATTTCCAGGTAAGCGTTATTCCCATATATCTATCATATAGAATACCACATAATTTTCCGTCTTTCTTTTAgtcatttttatgtgtttgtgttaaaactagttttttgcCTTCAGGTTGATTTGCGTGGAAGAAGAACTGAGACGTGAACAACGCAAGATGGCCGCGGCTTTATCCCACAAGCAGCGTGTCATTGAGGCTCAGGAACACCGCATCGCGGCTCTCGACGAAGCCAACACACGACTGCTATCCGCCCTCGTCAACCTCCAACAACGAGCCACGCACTCACACCAAGAACTCCAGATATAAACCTTCGATATTCTAACATTTCTAGGTACCAGTCTCAATAGAAATTCTGTAATTTCTTCATATTACTCTGCTATATGACCTCGGATCTCTATTTTTCATTGGATGACTAATGGCATATAATAAGCATTTGAATTTACGTATGAAGATATACTTTTGATAGTGTTCGTATGGTTCAATGTTCACCGATTGTTTCGTTCAGTTTAATTGTATAATTGTGGATCTAACTATCTTTAATACATtgctattatattatacaacgCACAAGTCGTACAACTGTTATTTGCGTGTTTCAAGTTATTTCGATACTTTTgctattttgaattttataaagtttcatGCACAAATAACAAATTTCGCACGCACTCTATTTATacaattgatttaatttaactcTTCAATGATGTATGTCTTCATTACTTACAATATATCGGACTCATTactaagataaatatttgttatttacgtattattaatattgtttgagAACTTAGTGTATCGCAATAATTGTTTTGccatttatcatttttgttacattgtttcgttagttttattgaaatatgcTTTAAATGACATTAATAATTCTCTTTTAATATCAGTATTTTCATGAATTCGATTGTACGTTCGCTCCACGTGTAGACATGTTTTTTCTGTAACAATGATACCAAAGAAGATTGAATATCCCTTAGACTTAGCTGCAGTGGTCTCATCGAACCCGCTGCGACGTAGGTCTTAgtgttgtattttaaaattaaaattaatagattttataataataatataagactTGTATCATAATATTCTTAAGATATGCGATAAGTGAAATGTggtattaaatcaaaatttatttttaatacctttgGAGTATTATACTGTGGGATATATTAGATGTAAACGCCCTAACACTTCAAATTGTAtctgatataaaaattaaattgtagaCCACAACTTACTTATACCACTGTGCAACATAGTAACAGCGAAATGTAATATAAGCCATAGCGTCAAGCTCGTATACCTACAAGTGTAGGTATATAAATTAtcacattaaattatgaattacGTACTCAAcacttttatttcataataccTGCATATTCCTCGACTTTGCGACTTTATACTCTgcctacttatttattttgacaaacaaaatatttttttaaacgatattattatgatttaaagtagatatgttttattagaatgaaatttaaatactattttcacatttgaaaaaaacaatttacgataATCGCATTTTACGTTCTATTTGTTGCGTAGTACCGACATCTGCCAAAAAGTTCAACTGCACGGAAAGTAAGAAGTAAtagtcttaattttaaaatttctacattgaatcaaaatattaaaatttgcgtTGTAACTCagttaaatatcaaaaatacctGATGAATACTCGAGCATCACTaagattgtaaataataaaaacgaactGTAGGTATTTTACGAGTATTAAAAATGAGATTATTACTGCTTTGTACTTCACTTTGTGgtcaatttgaaaattgaaaacctgTTAACGGTCAATCTAAAGCGGACAGAGTAGAAATGAATACGAAGGTTAAATGTATATATGAGTTTATGTATAGTTCACAATACTtcacaaacaacaaaacaaacaaaaacaaaggacAAAAGTTATTGTTCCGACTCTATACCATCTGGGAGACATATATAACgtttttttgctaaaattaattttctttcttctgATTCTCGTGAATTGTATGGATGTATTAATTGTACGTCTTCAACGCGAccaaacaaatatgaaaaatatatctcGCGGAACTTCTTATCAGGCAACTCTGCCTGGTACATGGATCGCCAAAACAAGTTGGTGACGTAGGCGTGTGATCGGTACATCATCAGTCTGTACCTATGAGTGTAATGTCTGAATtgatcatttaaatattgtttttgtgcCCAATCTTTGAGACCATGGTACATGGGTTCCTTAGGTGGTTGCACGTGACCGAAATCTTTGGCAGCAAGCGAAGTGAACATAGTCCAATATACGGTACTCTTTCGTAAGAATTCTTGTTTATCTACCTTGGTAAGCGAGCCATAAAGCCTTTTCCTCATCCATTCTTTGAGTTCTGGAACTAAGTGCAGGTCAGGCAAACGCGCAGCTATATTTACACGTCGCATTAAACGTATTGCACATTTTAAGTAATCCTCGGGCTTAGGATTTTGTCCTAAGCAGGTCTTGGAAGccttcttcttttttttctttttctcttgtttGACTTTGTTTACGCCGTCCTCGACGTGTAACACGCTGTCCGTGTCCCATAGCTTTTTGAATTCTTTTTCTACATGTAGTCGCTTGTTGTCAGTGTCATATATTGTTTCGTAATTAAAACCTATAGGTGAGTAGCGTGTAGGCTTCACAAAATACGGAAGTTCATCAGGCGGAAAAGTTCCCTCATTTCcataatcataaaaatgtcCACAATAACATTTGTGGTCTTTAACATACTGGAAGACAGTGTCGTGCCATTTCTTATCACAATCACAAGGAGCAGGTTTTTCTTCCGGCGGCCATCCACGAAACCCACAATTTATTGTGATACATTCTCCTTCAATGCATTTATGTCCACCGTGTATAAGTTCTCCCCGCGCAGGTAGTATACTGATGCTGCCTATAACATAAAGCGTTTTTCCATGGACTGTATAAACTCCATTTATTGTATACTGAGCGTTCCAGAGACCAGTTCGTGGCGCCACTGGTTTTTTTCGTCGTACGACTTTCTTGCGTCTTGCTAAATGTAAGCCATATTCTTTTTTTGGTGGACGTTCCATCTCATCCGCCTTTGAACCTCTTGGTTTCCGTGCATTTGGCTTCATATTCTTTCTCGAAAGATTAGTGGCTGATGAATGGGCTACAATTTCCATAACTCCAGCTACTTGGTCGCAATATGATTGTGATAATTTCTTTTTCGGAGGGGGTGGTGGGGGAGGCGGCGGTGGTGGCTCCTGTATAAGTGGTTCCTCTTCGTAGGGTTCGTTCAAGTCGTCTAAGTTTGGTAAAGGCGGCGGTGGAGGTCGCCGGTATGTATGTGGTTCATACAAAGCCGCGACCAGCTTCTGGAGATACGGCGAAGCTAGAGGTGGCTCAGGCTTTGGTTTCGGTTTGGGTTCCGGCTCTGGCGGAGGGGCATCGGGAGTAAACCTCTTCTGAAGTAAACTTATCAAGTTCTCGAGCCCTAAATAAAAAATCGCTGATAACATGAGTCTAGCATTTAGACAATATGATGCTCGTTTTCCCTCAATAGGGTATCCATAAGTAGATAGGTATAGTTGAGCAATCATTTCTTTAGGGTCATCGCGACCTgcgaaaatgcaatttaaaagtaCAGGATGACTTGGACGGGGCCACAAACCAAGAATTTTCATGATCGCGGCCGTCCTATGGGGGCGCCCTTCCAATATATCTTGATATATTGCAAATTCTAAAGTATCCAAGGCAGACCTTTGTGGCTCACTCAGCGCTTGGTACCACCGGGGTCCCACTTCATCAAccatatttttcagtatttgtaTATCTCTGCGCTTGCGATATTCTTTAAGTTCTTCCATAAATATTTGCTTTTCTCGTGTTTTTCGCGCGTACACCACCTGTAGGTGCCGCGTGATACGTTCTCTGTGACCTGTCTCGTGGCCATTTTTTAAACCTCCcatgtttattttaacacaattaaagaatatttagtcttaatataatgaatgacatttatattatacacgtatattttgtgtaactgcaatttggaaaaaaaaatacgattgaTCTCTTGATAATCTGTTtgacaattaataaaacgtcaacatttttctttaattcttaTGTTCCTGATAACTAACCAGTAACCTGCCAATGCTACATAATAAATCATATCAAATAGTatatagttaaaattaatacaaattatacattatgaattatatttgttttcgaAAACATTTATAGTACATAAATTGATTGAGATAAAAATGTTGTACAAGTCTCAATACTTGCCATACTACACCGCCATCTATCGTCGAATAGTTGACTTATTGAAAATGACGCGCAGGCTTATACAGTAAAAAAGAACTCTATtacctaaaaatacaaattatatgtaattttgatgttttatccAATATCAGATAACTGTTTCCTAAGTAACAACgacgtaaaatatttaaatatacgcGTAAGTTCGTCGGGGGCGAGTGACGCACGTGGCGCGTCGGTCGGGCATGGCCCGATCAGCTGTGTGAAACTCGGCCGGTCGAAGACCCGCACCTTGGGGTGAACGCCCTTCGCTCATCCATCACCTGAATAATTCCTCACCTCATTCATACGCACTGACGAATCTATCTCAATATTTAAGCTTCATGCATTGTTCCGGAAACCATCAATCAAGCGAGACTTTACCGCGGTCGCCTCAACATGTAAAATCGATTGGCCGCCCGAGACAGTGGCGTAAACACCGGTAGTCAATGAAGTTCCATTTGTGGTTAACGTCACTGCATTGTATGTAACTATGGGATCGATTACGcacaaaagtatttgttattcGACTTGTTTACAATCACTGTGGGATACGATTGTTGTATACATTCCCTTAACCAAGGAACATTTGGAATaagtagaaataacaaaaataaatgaagatttaGAATTTATGTTCATTTTCGTGAggcaaaatcaaattaattttttgaTAACGGTCCACTCTCGCGTATTTTCGGGATCTTCTGACTAGTTTCGAAGCCATTCGGAGTCTTAAATCATGAGCTAAAATCACGGTGAGGTTAagagtagaaaaaaaatctcaattaaTAGACAGTACCaaaaaacaagcatttttaCACAATCACTTTAAATCAGTAATACATAGAGTCACTACGAGACTCGTATGATTCATATAGAGCCGCCAGTGACGATGACACAGCAACCAAAAGAATTCacattctttaatttaatgtgaTTCAGTGATTAAATTATAGCCAGTGTTCGTTGACTCCCGGGACTAGTTCAAACATTTGATTATTTACTTCAAACGACCTTTGATGTTCCGAGGAAATTGTGaagcttaatatattttgtttgggAAACTCTCTTGAGTTTTAACAGAAAcgtaattttgaaaattgattacTTACGACGTATCATGACGATAACATATCTGACAGtcacagatttttattatatgtaaattcATAGTCAccatttttatcatcatcatcaaccttTAATATCCCAAATCTGGGCATAGTCATCCCCTGTTTATGCCGGACGTTTACATCGCTTGCTCTCCGCATCCACCCTATTCCTGCTATCTTTATGTCGTTTGCTCATCTCATCCTCGGGCTACCAGAATTTCACCATCCATGATTTCCAAATAATGAACAGAAATTTTTCACTTGAATCGTAATACTACATTCTAATTAAAACATCTTCAGATATAATATCCCATCTCTAACAATTTCTTtcttaaagttacaaaataaaaaaccttgacCAGCCACAACTAAGTGCACTCACCTACACAAACTGCAAACTACGTAACAAGGTGAAACTTTTAGATAATACTGCCAACAAGATCCTGCTATGACTCGCAATGTGATCGTTATCGCTTTTAGGTTTTCCCAGATTTTCCCTTGCCTCACTGACATTGAACGCTTTCACCGTACAAAGCTGTACAAATGAGTATACGggccataaataataaaattgtatttcagtTAATGTTGACAGCAACGTGGAAATTGACtgacaatacaaatatttcttgtaataatGAGCAATTGATAAATTAGTGCGAAAATCTGAATGCATTTTCCCAGCACGTGAGATGTTTATCGTTGGCAGACAGCAAGGCAGGGCTGCATGTCGTGTCTGGGTGTTCATGAGCGTTCACTTTCCACGTGTCAGGAAGTATTAGAAGCCACTTTCACTCCATTCAAGATCACAGGCGCTCGTTCCGCCTCGCAATGCTTTGCTCTCCGTTCTGAACAATAACTAGCTATTGTCTACGTCgtatattacaattttattccgATTCCTTATTGGCTGAGCTGACTTTGATTGCTTTATTTCCATTCCTATTAAGCTAGTCGCCTCCTTCATTAAAGCTTCGGGAGTAAGTACAGAaaagtcatattatttattaatagcctTAAGGATTGTATCTTGTAAGATTTATACTAATTTCAGGCGCTATTTCTCATGCAAGTTCAATGACCGAGCTCTTATCTTGTAAGCATGTGTGCATCCACGtgttgtgtgtatgtgtgcgtcGCATGCGCCTGCGCCTGTGTAGTGTGATCGTATTGTAAGCTGCACATTATTATGCAACTCTTATGAAGCGGTCAAGTCGTATTATCGTAATATACATcaaggtttatttttagcaaaaatattgtttattattatctgATTTTTTGGCAATCCTGTGTGAATATATGTCgctggtatttattatttacagcaGAAGATTTGAATATTAGTATTagtgaaatagatttttaaaaattagaTGCACTTGTCAATATTTATAGGGACCTACGACCACTACGAGTTGCCTTTAACTTAGCGATTAGTCCTGAAAAATGGATAGAGTGTCAAAGGCAAAGAGTAATGAAATTCTCACGAAAGTAACTCGTAACTAGTAaatgtaaaatcaattttcatttgattaCATTGTCATTCAAAGCACTCGAGAAAACTAAACAGACTTTAGAACACAGTGACACTGAAAAAGTCAGCAGTAATAGTCATATAGACAGTTGAATAATCGTTTGGCGGGACAGGTGGCATCTCTCAATCCAACTTACGAGAGTCTAACACGtaaaataagaaagtaaaaGCACGACGACAAGACTGTATCCTTTGACAAATAGTCCCTGAAGGGAGCAGCGCGATGCCCAAATATTGGGTGAACAACCTCTTAATGCTTTGAGgcgacattttatttttaccatacaCCGCGTATCTACGACCGTGGACTGCTCAAtcggaattataaaaaaaaacaacaacaaaaaagtttttaatagagCGAGCTGCGCTGACGAATTTTCAAAGTCACGTTGAGATTTCCCAGTGCGTTTACCTATATAACGTATACCTGCccacattatattttgttttcagaaatgCGTCACGGCTAGCCGCTGAGTGACACACGTTGAATACAGTTCGTCGGCTGACAGCGTATGAACGAAAATATCGGCGTTATCAACGTCTAATTATAGAGAATACTCCGCTCGAGTCAAGGGTACGTTAACTCCTCCAAGTTCAAAGGTCACCGAGGTCAGGGCTAAACCGAATTCGCTATACAAACTTCACGAAGAAATTCTAGTCTGCTCGAGTATCGAACTTTCTTTTGTCTGACGATTTATTAATGATACCAAActacttaaaactttttcttacggaagtttaaattgaaaacttgttttgttaattgtttctATCACAGCAATGATTTGAAATCTTGAatttttcactaacattcaTAAAGGTTACTCATGCTCAGATTGCACAGATCCATTGATCACCCGTGGCCATTCATCgtgcattaaataaaatatccctAAATGAAGGGTTAGTTTAATCAAATCAAGGATTATGAATAGATTTATACATAAGTCGTTATAcagcattaaataattaactgaaCAAAACAAGTTCGCGTTTTCAATGGAAAACTTTTTTACCTTCAAATACTTCCCATAATCCATTGTCATGTGTTGCAATGGAATTAAAACTTAcagatatttgaattttgaaatagtGATGGAAATTGCCATCAAAAGACTACCAGATCtcgatataaaagaaaaaaatgagatGCAGCTTTTTTTATAGGAAATATCACATCATCTACAGCGATTCTCTCATTAATATGAAATTTCCTATCGTCCTAATGATTAAAACACTTCGTATATCATAAAATGGTGACATTTCGACAGTGGTTTTCCGGTGGTGGTATCACAGTGCGCGTGTGTGCACGCTGGGGTTGCGCGTGTGTGCGTCGGGATCGCGTTACAGCTGAAACTTGGGGCGCCTGCCGAAAACAGCGGTCGTCGACCCGGTCAGGAGCGCGGCCGTAGAGTAGGCCTGACCGCTCTTGATACTTTGTCTAACACAGTTGAAGCAGGAAACTGGATAGTAGAAacgtttttgtttagtttagtaATATTGTCAAAGtaaaggtacattttatttatacaagcAATGTGTATAAATCTACAATATTAGCAAATCGATATCACAaagtaatatcataaaaaaataatttgcttaaAAACGGACTATTTTAGTAACCGTATTTATGgctcataaaaaatatctttcagggatttattttttgttttaaaaaataattacaattgatTTCTtacaagaaattataaaaaaaattattccc
The genomic region above belongs to Trichoplusia ni isolate ovarian cell line Hi5 chromosome 5, tn1, whole genome shotgun sequence and contains:
- the LOC113494474 gene encoding probable Ras GTPase-activating protein isoform X3, translated to MSLQREKRSKFNMWKAIIHRKRKYSEVIPCDRESYSALAAMQGGSSATLPPSLDALRAYTSYEKACRRGSAPSTPVPGAQAQHSPSRLAALFFSKRSFRSGLKRTKSVNKFEMNRVAQPVATHPPTHALRTSRSHESLLSAQSPAVSTMDLGPPNQVEIRPLHSSVLCRPHCFALSAENRAPRYFACASRKERDRWIYSLRQAARPDELRTRRCERTVKLWLLEAKAIPPKKRYYCEILLDDTLYARSSSKLKTELCFWGEVYEFGNLPAVGAIHVNVYREPERRSRKRDKHALVGTVRIPVDDVSSRYLNERWYPLTETDKPQSPAAPAPSLRIKCRFQSVDVLPIDCYARFLDYLKRNYRRLCEYLEPVIGVKAKEDIGCALVLCMAGAGLAPRYLADVVALDVRRTGDHSLTFRGNSLATKSMEAYLKLVGDQYLQDTLCEAVLAAAGAGAAECEVDPLRAGGAAALRRQQAALRDAVTLAWTSIAASAPRFPPPLRDCFATFRERLTAMGREDISDNLISASIFLRFLCPAILSPSLFGITHEYPNERAARNLTLVAKTLQTLANFTRFQGKEAFMEFLNDFLEKEAPNMKKFLRDISTRPVEQQQQAQQQAQAQHQQDGSKRNSASSQGSNNSERMREGVDPDPEWAPHVDLGKQLATLHALLVDSLPKLPDNKIQELDPLSDILDELSKRLVSNDNSSPVPPSSENIFRFNDPTCNTPTKQPAEPATNGQMNNNFAHSSPIMNKNGVQFNISPSKSNAAESKYKPGYAAVTKSPSCNLRSATLPRNGYGSSPVSQAVNPDRYSSQYNNQEHCVNLKVVQIGFGSDQYPKGISNGISESLERRFQERYKPNNYNAQQTHFHNSNYNSTERSPSNDSINHNYCSTDMQNIMKETATLEELSDLLKYADDSEIVEDKLIMNKKSLSQSISNNNNIVNGNKTNYINNGSNVSISGLSNVASSGYQSIATHSQSSSPIENSTHHHQAYENGGQPMSRYSQINYQKQRDKQYYDSKNEKFYPKSPVQQKIEYDIQKYGIQNFTTADNTPSNANANPKVAPLVFTNPVYNMDDNRQSQEKKNNENRNSKRCPCGSSSSSIDEEGLSTDNVETNSEEGSTNFNDDSRNYDQQNRNNTHRNLTRDNCNYDDMYQRSNHSHSPRIRDDESSSNSPSLRKSSKTRMPRTNPMLSYSTNQNQINFKHFGQRGETLYESKPHHISTDSGYPMSRSDSNVEEVNKEMYRLQISRSQKALYNMENSKNSPEKYSMTESAIPETNYPLDRTYSGAKMSSSRLNEDLERHQQYYGVRERRESPSRNMFNRESQSSEASERVTVRERDGATRDKLPRRLSLESARELTDSSDEREDTVYSTTGRKRVSKHQRIIEQYEREIERLKCSVELLRGRLGPAEPGQDHTDAKMKAIISRLICVEEELRREQRKMAAALSHKQRVIEAQEHRIAALDEANTRLLSALVNLQQRATHSHQELQI